In Methanobacterium bryantii, the following proteins share a genomic window:
- the arfB gene encoding 2-amino-5-formylamino-6-ribosylaminopyrimidin-4(3H)-one 5'-monophosphate deformylase encodes MMELRYSSGNVISPEVHEIGILAVGSHLENHGAALPIDTDSKIAAYLALQASLISGAKFLGILHAATEYDYVKHGIHIDAQKLAEDQLLLVLESAKKYLNIKKVVLVNGHGGNIPLIDHIEEIEKELKLKIVFNNKIVEIEGPHAGTGELSMGSILKIADESKLPEHCDFKKYPEVGMVGLKEARIVNEGINDGARAVEKEGVCIDVELGKQLLDIAVEDIMGDIKKLVND; translated from the coding sequence ATATCTCCAGAGGTGCATGAGATTGGGATTCTTGCAGTTGGGTCTCACCTTGAAAATCATGGTGCTGCACTTCCCATAGATACTGATTCTAAAATTGCAGCATATCTTGCCCTTCAAGCATCTTTAATAAGCGGTGCAAAATTCTTAGGGATACTGCATGCCGCAACAGAATACGATTACGTTAAACATGGTATCCACATAGATGCCCAAAAATTAGCAGAAGATCAACTGCTTCTGGTACTTGAAAGTGCAAAAAAATACTTGAATATCAAAAAAGTTGTTCTGGTTAATGGTCATGGGGGCAATATTCCATTAATTGATCATATAGAAGAGATTGAAAAAGAGTTAAAACTTAAAATAGTTTTTAATAATAAAATAGTGGAAATTGAAGGTCCACATGCAGGAACAGGTGAACTTTCAATGGGAAGCATTTTAAAAATAGCTGATGAATCAAAGTTACCAGAGCACTGTGATTTCAAAAAATACCCTGAAGTAGGCATGGTTGGCCTAAAAGAAGCGAGAATTGTCAACGAAGGGATAAATGATGGTGCAAGAGCTGTTGAAAAAGAAGGGGTATGTATAGATGTGGAGTTAGGTAAACAGCTGCTTGATATTGCTGTTGAAGATATAATGGGAGATATTAAAAAACTGGTAAATGATTAA
- a CDS encoding response regulator: MADRLVKVLLIEDNDADARFISEMFKDIKTKKYELSWAKRLDEGFKFLAGDSFDVLLLDLSLPDSMGLETFERAHEYEPELPIVILSGLDDEEVAVRAVREGAQDYLMKGEVSARLLSRAISYAIERHNAEKELVESRNDLISLINNYTTELKERGVKEAEDMHKSLETKIANFEELKKSNIDVKAAKDGAGNIQLLNERVPKSLWLQVAGDFKTPEKKLSVDEKNIKLESAEANDLENLVEFIKELGERGYFAEEHYVVDLGMGSSFQ; the protein is encoded by the coding sequence TTGGCAGATAGACTCGTTAAAGTGTTGTTAATAGAAGATAACGACGCAGATGCAAGATTTATAAGCGAGATGTTTAAGGATATAAAAACAAAAAAATATGAATTATCATGGGCTAAAAGGCTTGATGAAGGGTTTAAATTTTTAGCTGGTGATTCATTTGATGTTCTACTTTTAGATCTTAGTTTACCAGATAGTATGGGCCTTGAAACTTTTGAGAGAGCGCATGAATATGAACCTGAACTACCAATTGTTATTTTAAGTGGTTTAGATGATGAAGAGGTTGCAGTTAGGGCTGTAAGGGAAGGTGCACAGGATTACCTGATGAAAGGAGAAGTCAGTGCTAGATTACTTTCGAGAGCTATTAGCTATGCAATTGAACGCCATAATGCTGAAAAAGAACTGGTAGAAAGCCGAAATGACCTTATAAGTTTAATTAATAATTACACAACAGAATTAAAGGAAAGGGGCGTTAAAGAAGCAGAAGATATGCATAAAAGCTTAGAAACAAAAATTGCAAATTTTGAAGAGTTAAAAAAATCTAATATTGATGTAAAAGCAGCTAAAGATGGAGCTGGCAACATACAACTTCTCAATGAAAGGGTTCCAAAAAGTTTGTGGTTACAGGTTGCTGGAGACTTTAAAACCCCTGAAAAAAAGTTATCTGTGGATGAAAAGAATATTAAACTTGAATCAGCTGAGGCAAATGACCTTGAAAATCTGGTGGAATTTATTAAGGAATTAGGAGAAAGGGGATATTTTGCAGAAGAACACTACGTCGTGGATCTTGGAATGGGTTCAAGTTTCCAATAG
- the purQ gene encoding phosphoribosylformylglycinamidine synthase subunit PurQ: MKVGIIRFPGSNCDRDVFHALKIAGGEPDYVWWNQKDLSDFDAIVIPGGFSYGDYLRAGAIASITPVIEGIKEIVKEEKPVLGICNGAQILAEVGLVPGIFTNNDNAKFICKQVELKVASTRTPFTSMYKKNEIINMPMAHAEGRYYNEEIEKLHDQDQIVLKFERENPNGSMEAITGVCDETGLICAVMPHPERASETILGSSDGLKFFKGIVNFKS, translated from the coding sequence ATGAAAGTAGGAATTATACGCTTTCCAGGTTCAAACTGTGATAGAGATGTATTTCACGCTCTAAAAATTGCAGGAGGGGAACCTGATTACGTTTGGTGGAATCAAAAAGACTTATCTGATTTTGATGCAATTGTAATTCCTGGGGGCTTTTCTTATGGAGATTACCTGAGGGCTGGAGCAATAGCCTCAATAACTCCTGTTATAGAAGGTATAAAAGAAATAGTTAAAGAAGAAAAACCCGTCCTTGGAATTTGTAACGGAGCTCAAATACTGGCAGAAGTCGGTCTGGTACCCGGCATATTCACAAACAATGATAATGCTAAATTCATCTGCAAGCAGGTGGAATTAAAAGTTGCATCGACCCGAACTCCTTTTACAAGCATGTATAAAAAGAATGAAATAATTAACATGCCAATGGCACACGCTGAAGGCCGCTATTACAATGAGGAAATTGAAAAACTTCACGATCAGGATCAAATCGTGCTGAAATTTGAAAGAGAAAATCCAAATGGGTCTATGGAAGCTATAACGGGAGTCTGTGATGAAACAGGGCTCATATGTGCTGTGATGCCTCATCCAGAAAGGGCATCAGAAACGATTTTAGGTTCTTCAGACGGCCTTAAATTCTTTAAGGGAATAGTTAATTTTAAATCATAG
- a CDS encoding epoxyqueuosine reductase, translating to MLLNTIKENMAKFIQNNPQNFVEELDMMQIWDQPLMGVASASDPLWEKLKEPNVIGPDHLTPDEWLSGAKSIISYFLPFTEHVRSSNRSKGLPSKEWLYGRCEGEIFNNTLRKLIVRLIETAGGKAVAPALDERLTVANHVSNWSERHAAFIAGLGTFSLNYSLITNLGSAGRFGSVITDLEFEPNSRPYQEIDEYCTKCGECIDRCPPLAITKKGKNAESCSKFLDKMLKLNKPRYGCGKCQTAVPCEYQNPTLI from the coding sequence ATGTTATTAAATACTATTAAAGAAAATATGGCAAAATTTATTCAAAATAACCCTCAGAATTTTGTTGAAGAACTTGATATGATGCAGATATGGGATCAACCGCTGATGGGCGTTGCAAGCGCGTCTGATCCACTTTGGGAAAAATTAAAAGAACCTAATGTAATTGGACCAGATCATTTAACACCTGATGAATGGTTATCTGGAGCAAAATCTATAATTTCATATTTTTTGCCATTTACAGAACATGTACGCAGTTCTAACAGATCAAAAGGTCTGCCATCTAAAGAATGGCTTTATGGGCGTTGTGAAGGCGAAATATTTAACAATACATTACGGAAACTAATTGTTAGACTAATTGAAACTGCTGGAGGAAAAGCAGTTGCTCCAGCTTTAGACGAACGTCTTACAGTTGCTAATCATGTAAGTAACTGGTCAGAACGTCATGCTGCTTTTATTGCGGGCCTTGGAACATTTAGCTTGAATTATTCTCTAATTACCAATTTAGGGTCGGCAGGTCGTTTTGGCAGCGTCATCACAGACCTTGAATTTGAACCCAATTCCAGGCCATATCAAGAAATAGATGAGTACTGTACTAAGTGTGGGGAATGTATTGACCGTTGCCCTCCCTTAGCTATCACTAAAAAGGGTAAAAATGCTGAATCTTGTTCTAAATTCCTTGATAAGATGCTTAAGTTAAATAAACCAAGATATGGCTGTGGTAAATGTCAGACAGCAGTTCCCTGTGAATACCAGAATCCAACGCTTATTTAA
- the cobA gene encoding uroporphyrinogen-III C-methyltransferase — translation MVVYLVGAGPGDPELITLKAVNMLQKADAVLYDKLANEEILKYAEGAKLIYVGKQAGHHYKSQDEINKLLVEEAKENDVVVRLKGGDPFVFGRGGEEILALVEEGIDFELVPGVTSAIGVPTTIGLPVTHRGVATSFTVVTGHEDPTKCKKQVGWDFKADTIVILMGIGNLAENTAEIMKHKDPETPVCVIENGTMEGQRIITGTLENITEKDIKPPALVVIGNVVNVFKEMNQISN, via the coding sequence ATGGTAGTTTATTTAGTAGGTGCGGGTCCAGGAGATCCCGAACTTATCACTCTCAAAGCAGTAAACATGTTACAAAAAGCGGATGCTGTACTGTACGACAAACTTGCAAATGAGGAAATATTAAAATATGCAGAAGGCGCAAAACTGATATATGTAGGAAAACAAGCAGGGCATCATTACAAATCTCAAGATGAAATCAACAAGCTCCTTGTTGAAGAAGCAAAAGAAAATGATGTAGTTGTACGTCTTAAAGGTGGAGACCCTTTTGTATTTGGAAGAGGGGGCGAGGAAATTCTGGCCCTTGTAGAAGAAGGAATTGATTTTGAGTTAGTTCCAGGTGTAACTTCTGCTATAGGAGTACCCACAACAATAGGACTTCCAGTTACTCATAGAGGTGTTGCAACTTCGTTTACAGTTGTTACAGGTCATGAAGACCCAACAAAATGTAAGAAGCAGGTAGGATGGGACTTTAAAGCTGATACAATTGTAATACTTATGGGTATTGGAAATTTAGCTGAAAATACAGCTGAAATTATGAAACATAAGGATCCTGAAACTCCAGTTTGTGTAATTGAAAACGGCACAATGGAAGGCCAAAGGATAATAACAGGCACACTGGAAAACATAACTGAAAAGGATATTAAACCTCCTGCTTTAGTGGTTATTGGAAATGTTGTCAATGTTTTTAAAGAAATGAATCAAATCAGTAACTGA
- a CDS encoding NAD(P)/FAD-dependent oxidoreductase, translating to MYDVMVIGAGPAGCMAAKRLADAGYGVLLVERMSIPREKSCSGILIKKSIKVIKNEFGKIPDSVLCKPNISKGIVITNEKGQTFKFESDGLNVWRSLFDEWLALKAQNAGAELRQSTSAIACAEKHDYVSVKLHDSEIYEEKARIVVACDGADSNIKRDLFKKPKNYVFTYQTFCRGTIDLDHDFFHAFLDPQLSQYDAWFNVKDDLLILGVGVKEPALMKMYHSRFLSFLNSQFNAKIESCVKEEVGIMPGVTSGCPVNLGTGRILFAGEAANFLNPIGEGISSALASGYAAAEAVKSAYKTNNFSVKSLIDTYNYNISPEKEYMTRQWTILAGMSSKFSYMK from the coding sequence ATGTACGACGTAATGGTAATAGGTGCAGGCCCTGCTGGTTGTATGGCGGCGAAAAGGTTGGCTGATGCAGGTTATGGTGTTCTGCTGGTTGAAAGAATGAGTATCCCCCGAGAAAAATCATGTTCGGGTATCCTGATTAAAAAATCTATTAAGGTGATAAAAAACGAATTCGGAAAAATACCAGATTCAGTTTTATGTAAACCCAATATAAGTAAAGGCATTGTCATTACCAACGAAAAGGGCCAAACATTCAAGTTTGAAAGCGATGGTTTGAATGTATGGAGGAGCCTATTTGACGAATGGCTTGCTTTAAAAGCTCAAAATGCAGGTGCTGAACTTAGACAATCAACTTCAGCTATTGCTTGTGCAGAAAAACATGATTATGTATCAGTAAAGCTTCATGATAGTGAAATATATGAAGAAAAAGCCAGAATTGTTGTGGCATGCGATGGGGCAGACAGTAATATTAAAAGGGATTTATTTAAAAAGCCAAAAAACTATGTTTTCACCTATCAAACCTTTTGTAGAGGTACTATTGATTTAGACCATGACTTCTTTCATGCGTTTTTGGATCCTCAACTTTCCCAGTATGATGCGTGGTTCAATGTTAAAGATGATCTTTTAATTTTAGGGGTAGGTGTCAAAGAACCAGCATTAATGAAAATGTACCATTCAAGATTTCTTTCATTTCTTAATTCGCAGTTCAATGCCAAAATAGAATCATGTGTTAAAGAAGAAGTTGGAATAATGCCTGGTGTTACGTCAGGATGTCCAGTTAATTTAGGGACGGGCAGAATTTTATTTGCTGGAGAAGCAGCAAACTTCCTTAATCCTATTGGAGAAGGAATATCAAGTGCATTAGCCAGCGGATATGCTGCAGCAGAAGCTGTTAAATCGGCATATAAAACTAATAATTTCAGTGTTAAATCTTTAATAGATACGTATAACTACAACATATCACCTGAAAAAGAGTACATGACAAGACAATGGACTATCCTAGCCGGCATGTCATCTAAATTTTCTTATATGAAATAA
- a CDS encoding DUF5814 domain-containing protein encodes MIILRRNKKIVELFPIGSSKGALNSRRKPLFYGYLRLKRTNNQIRPYKFIVKKGDKESLFPPSEAMKILKKQNVYLIDGDEEIEEMLDSLNIDFKKTLICRHCTLEGYITVINRNSAYLSNKEYICKLCAEEEIKREIKYKGLSLSTFNNFKRMLDETGDLDKVLSIFDPKFNPVKNPNLTLFDKIVVGKDNTPKMEIDKIKIPDEFKKILKLHGKYLLPVQSLALQNGLLKGENLLVVSATASGKTLIGEIAGVPNAMKGKKFIFLTPLVALANQKYRDFKKKYGKLGLKVAIKVGMSRIKAKEELKLPDDDVKNADIIVGTYEGLDFLLRSGKSGDFGELGTVVIDEIHMLDDKERGPRLNGLIKRLKSLFKDIQIIGLSATVQNPQEIAKEFLMKLVEYDRRPVPLERHLIFAKSEYEKTDIMTKLARAEYKNVSKKGFHGQTIIFTNSRRKTHSIADYLTKRNIKAAAYHAGLSYSKKSKIEKDFANQKISTVVTTAALAAGVDFPASQVIFEALLMGNKWLSNNEFSQMLGRAGRPTYHDIGKVYLIPEVGRKYGEETEDMQAVSLLESDVDPIYVQYDEDDVLEQCLADICSGRVHTFKELQNAYKNFDLPLGIEEAYDVIHDAGLVKEKNSELSSTSYGKAVSVSFMDLKAAEYIRKSINPKNYSKKNKRRVDPLEIAVKLDPFENAYMSNRLNRRLGKALNINLSARLFADSTLDILSSGETLSKLEPSLQDALINMQIEFMSCKCQDRPFCNCFQEELSRRILKQRMLHKDPVDISKKLLKKYQIHSYAGDIFSWLDSVIRTLEAIRRIANAFKNQKIANECSRLIKTIEN; translated from the coding sequence ATGATAATTTTAAGGCGTAATAAGAAAATTGTGGAGTTATTTCCCATTGGAAGCTCAAAAGGAGCATTAAATTCAAGGAGAAAACCTCTTTTTTATGGATATTTAAGGCTTAAACGAACCAATAACCAGATACGGCCTTACAAATTTATAGTGAAAAAAGGGGATAAAGAGTCCCTTTTTCCTCCAAGTGAAGCTATGAAAATTTTAAAAAAGCAGAACGTTTATTTAATCGATGGAGACGAAGAAATAGAAGAAATGTTAGATTCTCTTAACATTGACTTTAAAAAAACACTTATCTGCAGGCACTGTACTCTGGAGGGATACATAACTGTCATAAATAGAAATTCTGCTTATTTATCTAATAAAGAGTACATATGTAAATTATGTGCTGAAGAAGAGATTAAACGTGAAATAAAGTACAAAGGCCTTAGTTTAAGCACATTTAATAATTTTAAGAGAATGCTAGATGAAACTGGTGATCTTGATAAAGTTTTAAGCATTTTTGATCCTAAATTCAACCCCGTGAAGAATCCAAACCTAACTTTATTTGATAAAATTGTAGTTGGTAAGGATAACACCCCCAAAATGGAAATAGATAAGATAAAAATACCCGATGAATTTAAAAAGATATTAAAACTCCATGGCAAATACTTACTGCCTGTACAATCTCTGGCTTTACAAAATGGACTTCTTAAAGGGGAAAATCTGCTTGTTGTATCAGCGACTGCAAGTGGAAAGACTTTAATTGGTGAAATTGCAGGCGTACCAAACGCAATGAAAGGTAAAAAATTCATTTTTTTAACACCGCTCGTAGCACTTGCAAACCAAAAATACAGAGATTTCAAGAAAAAATACGGGAAATTAGGGCTAAAAGTCGCCATAAAAGTAGGTATGAGCAGAATAAAAGCAAAAGAAGAGCTCAAACTTCCAGATGATGATGTAAAAAATGCAGATATTATTGTCGGTACCTACGAAGGGCTTGATTTTCTGCTGCGTTCTGGAAAATCAGGAGATTTTGGAGAGCTTGGTACCGTTGTAATTGACGAAATACACATGCTTGATGATAAAGAGCGTGGCCCTCGGCTAAATGGACTTATAAAAAGATTAAAGTCCCTATTTAAAGATATACAGATTATTGGGCTTTCTGCAACAGTTCAAAATCCTCAAGAGATTGCAAAGGAATTCTTGATGAAGCTTGTTGAATACGACAGGCGCCCCGTTCCTTTAGAAAGACACTTGATATTTGCAAAGTCAGAATATGAAAAAACAGATATAATGACCAAACTTGCAAGAGCCGAATATAAAAATGTCTCTAAAAAAGGATTCCATGGGCAAACCATCATATTTACAAATTCAAGGAGAAAAACACATTCCATTGCAGATTATCTGACAAAAAGAAATATTAAAGCAGCCGCATATCATGCAGGGCTTTCATATTCAAAAAAGAGCAAGATAGAAAAAGATTTTGCAAATCAAAAGATTTCAACCGTTGTAACAACCGCTGCACTTGCTGCAGGTGTGGATTTTCCAGCTTCACAGGTTATATTTGAGGCACTACTAATGGGAAATAAATGGCTGTCCAATAATGAGTTTTCACAGATGCTTGGAAGGGCAGGAAGGCCAACTTATCACGATATTGGAAAAGTATACCTAATACCAGAAGTAGGGAGGAAATATGGGGAAGAAACAGAAGATATGCAGGCCGTAAGCTTGCTTGAAAGTGATGTCGATCCCATATATGTGCAGTACGATGAAGACGATGTATTAGAACAATGCTTAGCAGATATATGCTCTGGAAGAGTACATACCTTTAAGGAACTTCAAAATGCCTACAAAAATTTTGATCTTCCATTAGGTATAGAAGAAGCATATGATGTTATACATGATGCCGGCCTGGTAAAAGAGAAAAACAGTGAATTATCTTCAACAAGTTATGGAAAAGCAGTTTCTGTATCTTTCATGGATTTAAAAGCTGCAGAATACATAAGAAAAAGTATAAATCCCAAAAACTATTCTAAAAAGAATAAAAGACGTGTAGATCCCTTGGAAATCGCAGTAAAGCTTGATCCTTTTGAAAATGCCTACATGTCAAACAGGTTAAATAGAAGATTAGGTAAGGCACTTAATATCAACTTATCTGCAAGATTATTCGCTGATTCCACGCTGGACATACTGTCTTCGGGAGAAACATTATCAAAGCTTGAACCCAGCCTTCAAGACGCTCTGATAAATATGCAAATTGAATTCATGTCCTGCAAATGTCAGGACAGGCCGTTCTGCAACTGTTTCCAGGAAGAACTTTCCAGGCGAATTTTAAAACAGAGAATGCTCCATAAAGACCCTGTTGATATCAGTAAAAAGCTCTTAAAGAAATATCAAATACATTCATACGCAGGGGATATATTTTCATGGCTTGATTCAGTGATAAGAACGCTGGAAGCCATAAGAAGAATTGCAAATGCGTTTAAAAACCAAAAAATAGCAAATGAGTGTTCGAGGCTTATAAAAACTATTGAAAATTAA
- the purS gene encoding phosphoribosylformylglycinamidine synthase subunit PurS yields MKYDAEVKISLKKGMLNPEASTTQRALALLGYEVEGTATIKIIKFTLEEENEKLAMEEVDDMCQRLLCNPVIHDYEINITPSDA; encoded by the coding sequence ATGAAGTACGATGCTGAAGTTAAAATAAGCCTTAAAAAAGGCATGTTAAATCCTGAAGCTTCAACCACACAGAGAGCTCTCGCTCTTTTAGGATATGAAGTTGAAGGAACTGCAACTATTAAAATAATTAAATTTACACTCGAAGAAGAAAATGAAAAACTTGCAATGGAAGAAGTGGACGATATGTGCCAGAGACTTCTCTGTAATCCTGTAATTCATGATTACGAAATTAATATAACTCCGAGTGATGCATAA
- the glmS gene encoding glutamine--fructose-6-phosphate transaminase (isomerizing): protein MCGIIGCILNNEKAAPVLLECVKRLEYRGYDSIGIATSGSDITIKKDKGKIDDVQANLKLTDLPGEMGIAHVRWATHGLPTKENAHPHTDCKNRIAVVHNGIIENYKELKSQLEKEGHIFKSETDTEVIPHLIEKYMEQGNNLEDATRLAIGDLKGSYALAAISRDEPNKVVGARKESPLIVGKGTGEYFIASDVPAILKHTNKVIYLEDNEMVILSDDGITIKDPEGKVIEKEIFVIEWTPDMAEKGGYDHFMLKEIHEQPKAVKNTLREASEIKKIVQSFPKFNRICFVACGTSYHASLIGKYLFENLVGISTDVTLASEFEYSAETLDENTLVIVITQSGETADTLKALRLVNHKAKTLAIVNVVGSTVTREAEYVVYTRAGPEIGVAATKTYISQLTSIYLLAICMSGRMELLEKLESIPDYMESILENEDFIKKIACKYKDARDFFFIGRGFSYPTALEGALKLKEITYIHAEGYASGELKHGPLALIDDGIPVVAIVPPGKSHDKTLSNVEEVNARGARVIGLGSSKDEDLRSETMDMIEFDDEINEIFSAIPYVIPLQLLSYYISVMKGIDPDKPKNLAKCVTVE, encoded by the coding sequence ATGTGCGGGATAATAGGATGTATATTAAACAATGAAAAGGCTGCGCCTGTACTTTTAGAATGTGTAAAAAGGCTTGAATATAGAGGCTATGATTCTATAGGCATTGCAACATCTGGAAGCGATATAACTATTAAAAAAGACAAGGGAAAAATCGATGATGTCCAGGCAAATCTAAAATTAACCGACCTTCCTGGAGAAATGGGAATAGCTCACGTCAGGTGGGCCACCCATGGATTACCTACAAAAGAAAATGCCCATCCACATACTGACTGTAAAAACAGGATAGCTGTAGTCCATAACGGAATAATTGAAAATTATAAAGAATTAAAAAGCCAGTTAGAAAAAGAAGGACATATATTTAAGTCCGAAACCGATACTGAAGTTATACCTCACCTTATAGAAAAATATATGGAGCAGGGAAACAATTTAGAGGATGCAACAAGACTTGCAATTGGAGATCTTAAAGGTTCATATGCTCTGGCAGCTATATCCCGTGATGAACCAAATAAAGTTGTAGGTGCAAGAAAAGAGAGTCCGCTTATAGTAGGAAAGGGCACAGGTGAATATTTTATAGCATCAGACGTCCCTGCCATATTAAAACATACCAATAAAGTTATTTATCTTGAAGATAACGAAATGGTTATTTTAAGTGATGATGGGATCACAATAAAAGATCCTGAAGGCAAAGTAATTGAAAAAGAAATTTTCGTCATTGAGTGGACCCCTGATATGGCTGAAAAAGGTGGTTACGATCACTTCATGTTAAAAGAAATTCACGAACAACCAAAAGCAGTTAAAAATACCCTTCGTGAAGCATCTGAAATTAAAAAAATTGTCCAGAGTTTCCCTAAATTTAATAGAATATGTTTCGTAGCTTGCGGAACATCATACCATGCATCTTTAATTGGTAAATATCTATTCGAAAATCTGGTTGGAATTTCAACAGATGTTACCTTAGCTTCTGAATTCGAATATTCTGCAGAAACGCTGGATGAAAATACACTTGTAATTGTTATAACACAATCTGGAGAAACTGCAGATACTCTTAAAGCTTTAAGACTTGTTAATCACAAAGCCAAAACACTTGCCATTGTAAATGTGGTCGGAAGTACAGTAACCAGAGAAGCAGAATATGTTGTATACACAAGGGCGGGGCCTGAAATAGGTGTAGCAGCAACTAAAACATATATAAGTCAGCTCACATCCATCTATCTTCTTGCAATCTGCATGAGCGGGAGGATGGAACTTTTAGAAAAGTTAGAAAGTATTCCAGATTATATGGAATCAATACTTGAGAATGAAGACTTCATTAAGAAAATAGCATGCAAATATAAAGATGCTAGAGATTTCTTCTTTATTGGACGAGGATTTTCATATCCAACAGCTTTAGAAGGTGCTTTAAAACTTAAAGAAATAACTTATATTCACGCAGAGGGTTACGCGTCAGGTGAATTAAAACATGGCCCACTCGCACTTATTGATGATGGCATTCCTGTTGTTGCAATAGTACCTCCAGGTAAAAGCCATGATAAAACATTAAGTAATGTTGAAGAAGTAAATGCAAGAGGTGCTCGTGTTATTGGTCTTGGATCATCAAAAGATGAAGATTTAAGATCAGAGACCATGGATATGATTGAATTTGACGATGAGATTAATGAAATATTTTCAGCTATACCATATGTCATTCCTCTACAACTTTTATCATATTACATCAGTGTTATGAAGGGTATAGACCCAGATAAGCCTAAAAATCTGGCCAAATGTGTAACAGTAGAATAA
- the purC gene encoding phosphoribosylaminoimidazolesuccinocarboxamide synthase, translating to MTIEIGTLIYQGKAKGVYETDDPQKVVVEFRDDITAGNGAKKDNLSEKGFWNSIISAKLFEILEEARIRTQYVELIKPGLMLSKKLEMIPLEVITRNIAAGSLLKRYPFEPKQTFEPPIIQIDYKSDEYGDPMLNDDIAIALGLIDEYRLKIIKETTLRINKVLKDFLESKGILFPDFKIEFGYDADGNIVLGDEISPDTCRFWDMETCDTLDKDLFRQGESGVLDAYKKVASMILDDEDKEKWNI from the coding sequence ATGACTATCGAAATTGGAACCCTAATATATCAAGGTAAAGCCAAAGGCGTATATGAAACTGATGACCCTCAGAAAGTTGTTGTAGAATTTAGAGATGATATAACAGCTGGAAATGGGGCTAAAAAAGATAATTTAAGCGAAAAAGGATTCTGGAATTCAATAATTTCTGCAAAACTTTTTGAAATACTTGAAGAGGCTAGAATCAGAACCCAGTATGTAGAACTTATAAAACCAGGACTTATGTTATCAAAAAAACTTGAAATGATCCCTCTGGAAGTGATCACACGAAATATAGCGGCTGGAAGTCTTCTAAAAAGATATCCTTTTGAACCTAAACAGACTTTTGAGCCTCCAATAATACAGATAGACTATAAAAGCGATGAATATGGAGACCCAATGTTAAATGATGACATTGCAATTGCACTCGGCCTTATAGATGAATACAGACTTAAAATTATTAAAGAGACCACTTTAAGAATAAATAAAGTGTTAAAAGATTTCTTAGAGTCTAAAGGAATTTTATTCCCTGATTTTAAAATTGAGTTTGGTTATGATGCAGATGGAAATATAGTTTTAGGAGATGAAATAAGTCCAGACACATGTAGATTCTGGGATATGGAAACATGTGATACTCTTGATAAAGATTTATTTAGACAGGGTGAGTCTGGTGTTCTTGACGCTTATAAAAAAGTTGCATCCATGATACTTGATGATGAAGATAAAGAAAAATGGAATATCTAA